One Mycolicibacterium crocinum DNA window includes the following coding sequences:
- a CDS encoding UdgX family uracil-DNA binding protein (This protein belongs to the uracil DNA glycosylase superfamily, members of which act in excision repair of DNA. However, it belongs more specifically to UdgX branch, whose founding member was found to bind uracil in DNA (where it does not belong), without cleaving it, appears to promote DNA repair by a pathway involving RecA, rather than base excision.): MTSTAQSFVPQTHDLDQLAEAARTCHGCDLYRDAEQTVFGEGAAHAAMMLVGEQPGDQEDRRGRPFVGPAGKLLDKALAAAEVDRERLYVTNAVKHFKFTRTSGTRRIHKTPSRTEVVACRPWLFAEIASVEPEVVVLLGATAAQALMGNGFRLTAHRGEELHLPTEPDLGVDPSVVTTAHPSAILRGPAEERAKNFDALVADLRFAAGLLSG; encoded by the coding sequence ATGACGTCCACCGCGCAATCCTTTGTGCCGCAGACGCACGACCTCGATCAACTGGCCGAGGCCGCCCGGACCTGCCACGGTTGCGATCTGTACCGCGACGCCGAGCAGACGGTGTTCGGCGAAGGCGCGGCCCATGCGGCCATGATGCTGGTCGGCGAGCAGCCCGGCGACCAGGAAGACCGTCGCGGTAGACCTTTCGTCGGGCCGGCGGGCAAGCTCCTGGACAAAGCGCTGGCCGCCGCCGAGGTCGACCGCGAACGCCTCTACGTCACCAACGCCGTCAAACATTTCAAGTTCACCCGCACCAGCGGGACACGGCGCATCCACAAAACACCGAGCCGCACCGAGGTGGTCGCCTGCCGACCCTGGCTGTTCGCCGAAATCGCCTCCGTCGAACCGGAAGTCGTGGTGCTGCTGGGCGCCACCGCCGCACAAGCGTTGATGGGCAATGGTTTTCGGCTCACCGCGCATCGCGGTGAAGAGCTGCATCTACCCACTGAACCGGACCTCGGCGTGGACCCCAGCGTGGTCACCACCGCGCATCCGTCGGCGATTCTGCGCGGGCCTGCGGAGGAACGGGCGAAGAATTTCGACGCGCTTGTCGCCGATCTGAGGTTCGCCGCGGGACTACTATCCGGCTGA
- a CDS encoding MBL fold metallo-hydrolase, with protein sequence MTVVDDTYTGHVEPQTAARRTLPGATILKMSVGPMDNNTYVVTCSRSGESLLIDAANDAELLVDLVREQAPKLKLIVTSHQHFDHWQALEVLAEATGVPTAAHQLDAEPLPVKPQRYLADGDTIAVGDLVFDVIHLQGHTPGSVALALRPTNERTATQLFTGDCLFPGGIGKTWEPGAFEQLLGDVSSKVFGRYGDDTVVYPGHGDDTTLGAERPHLDEWRERGW encoded by the coding sequence ATGACAGTCGTCGACGACACCTATACCGGACACGTCGAACCGCAGACCGCAGCCCGCAGGACCCTGCCCGGCGCCACCATCCTCAAGATGTCGGTGGGCCCGATGGACAACAACACGTACGTGGTGACGTGTTCCCGTTCTGGGGAAAGTCTATTGATCGACGCCGCCAACGACGCCGAGCTGCTCGTCGACCTGGTGCGCGAACAGGCGCCCAAGCTGAAGCTGATCGTGACCAGCCACCAACACTTCGACCACTGGCAGGCGCTGGAGGTCCTGGCCGAGGCGACCGGCGTCCCGACCGCCGCCCACCAGCTCGACGCCGAGCCGCTGCCGGTGAAGCCGCAGCGCTACCTGGCCGATGGCGACACCATCGCCGTCGGCGACCTCGTCTTCGACGTCATCCACCTGCAGGGGCACACCCCCGGGTCGGTGGCACTGGCGCTGCGGCCCACCAACGAGCGAACCGCCACCCAGCTGTTCACCGGTGACTGCCTATTCCCGGGCGGTATCGGCAAGACGTGGGAGCCCGGCGCCTTCGAGCAACTGCTCGGCGATGTGAGCAGCAAGGTGTTCGGCCGGTACGGCGACGACACCGTCGTGTATCCGGGGCATGGCGACGACACGACGCTGGGCGCCGAGCGTCCGCACCTCGACGAATGGCGCGAGCGCGGCTGGTGA
- a CDS encoding lipoprotein LpqH, which produces MNVNVLSVVGAVGIVMIGGVSCSKDDSSGDAKTTPATTSTAGTTTSASAATTTAAASGSGAKVTIDGQPRQVDGPVVCSTNDGKFSIAIGEVITGVIVGLEQDASKVRNVGLGDVNGVVLNFTDGVPGDTATATKDGNTYTIKGNASGSDSNGKQVSKPFEVVATCP; this is translated from the coding sequence ATGAACGTCAATGTGCTGAGTGTTGTTGGCGCAGTGGGCATTGTGATGATCGGCGGGGTGAGTTGCTCGAAAGATGACAGCTCCGGTGACGCCAAGACGACCCCGGCGACGACGTCGACGGCCGGAACGACAACGTCGGCATCAGCGGCGACAACGACTGCCGCGGCCAGCGGGAGCGGCGCAAAGGTGACCATCGACGGTCAGCCCAGGCAGGTCGACGGTCCGGTGGTGTGCTCGACGAACGACGGCAAGTTCTCGATCGCCATCGGCGAAGTGATCACCGGGGTGATCGTCGGCCTCGAGCAGGACGCCTCGAAGGTGCGCAACGTCGGGCTCGGGGACGTCAACGGCGTGGTGCTGAACTTCACCGACGGCGTGCCGGGCGATACGGCCACCGCCACCAAGGACGGCAACACCTACACGATCAAGGGCAATGCCAGCGGTTCGGACTCGAACGGCAAGCAGGTCAGCAAGCCGTTCGAGGTCGTCGCCACCTGCCCCTAG
- a CDS encoding glycosyltransferase family 39 protein, protein MSITLRPERVTSDGERPSASARPLDAVWVAVLATVLSAAGAARPSLWFDEAATISASTRSVPDLWRMLGNIDAVHGLYYLLMHGWFAVFPATEFWSRLSSSIAVGVAAAGVVTLGGRLSTRSVGVTAGVVFALLPRVTWAGLETRSYALTMVTGVWLTVLCLAALRRDRPRWWAGYALMAAGATVLNVFSVLLLPVHAVMVLAMGASKRTRWHWTLATVVACAASAPFLFFTQTQLFQVGWISPLGARTVGMMLVDQYFDHSLPAAVMAGLLIVAGLVSWRRAGWRPRRLVAISLAWIVLPTVAVLAYSLVGDPVYYPRYLSFTAPAMALVLGACIVALARSSRVAITVLLVIFAVVAAPNYLSQRGPYAKEGMDYSQVADVITRHAAPGDCLVMDNSTAWKPGPIRPLTAARPAAFAKLHDYGRGPTGIDRNMLWDAHIAVWTWADKMPGCPALWTVSEHDTHRPAHEQGPALPAGPRLERALAYQIPHRLGFRIVERWQFSFAQVTKSIR, encoded by the coding sequence GTGAGCATCACCCTTCGGCCCGAACGAGTCACAAGCGACGGGGAGCGGCCATCCGCTTCCGCCCGGCCGCTCGACGCCGTGTGGGTGGCGGTGCTCGCCACCGTGCTCAGCGCGGCAGGCGCGGCGCGGCCGTCGCTGTGGTTCGACGAAGCCGCCACGATCTCGGCCTCCACCCGATCGGTGCCCGACCTGTGGCGCATGCTCGGCAACATCGACGCCGTTCACGGCCTGTATTACCTGCTCATGCACGGCTGGTTCGCCGTGTTCCCCGCCACCGAATTCTGGTCGCGGCTCTCCAGCTCGATCGCGGTCGGTGTGGCGGCCGCGGGTGTCGTGACGCTGGGCGGACGGCTCTCGACCCGTTCGGTCGGGGTGACGGCCGGCGTCGTGTTCGCGTTGCTGCCCCGTGTGACGTGGGCCGGTCTCGAAACCCGGTCATATGCGCTGACGATGGTCACCGGTGTCTGGCTCACCGTGCTGTGCCTGGCTGCATTGCGTCGCGACCGGCCGCGGTGGTGGGCCGGATATGCCCTCATGGCCGCCGGCGCGACGGTGCTCAACGTCTTCTCGGTTCTGTTGCTGCCGGTGCACGCGGTGATGGTGCTGGCGATGGGCGCGTCGAAAAGGACCCGATGGCATTGGACGCTCGCGACGGTTGTCGCCTGCGCGGCGAGCGCACCGTTCCTGTTCTTCACCCAGACCCAGCTGTTCCAGGTTGGCTGGATCTCTCCTTTGGGCGCCCGAACTGTCGGAATGATGTTGGTAGATCAGTACTTCGACCATTCGCTGCCTGCCGCGGTGATGGCTGGACTGCTAATCGTTGCCGGCCTCGTGTCGTGGCGACGGGCCGGCTGGCGGCCACGGCGGTTGGTCGCGATCAGCCTGGCCTGGATCGTGCTGCCCACCGTCGCCGTGCTCGCCTATTCGCTGGTGGGCGATCCGGTGTACTACCCGCGCTATCTGTCGTTCACCGCCCCGGCCATGGCGCTTGTCCTCGGCGCGTGCATCGTGGCGCTCGCCCGCTCCTCCCGCGTCGCGATCACCGTCCTGCTCGTCATCTTCGCGGTCGTCGCAGCACCGAACTATCTGTCCCAACGCGGGCCCTACGCCAAGGAAGGCATGGACTACAGCCAGGTCGCCGACGTCATCACCCGCCATGCCGCACCTGGCGACTGCCTCGTGATGGACAATTCGACCGCCTGGAAACCGGGACCGATCCGACCGTTGACGGCCGCACGTCCCGCCGCGTTCGCCAAACTGCACGACTACGGTCGCGGCCCCACCGGCATCGACCGAAACATGTTGTGGGACGCGCACATCGCGGTGTGGACCTGGGCCGACAAGATGCCCGGTTGTCCGGCGCTCTGGACGGTGTCCGAGCACGACACGCATCGGCCCGCCCACGAGCAGGGGCCGGCGTTGCCCGCCGGCCCGCGGCTGGAACGGGCATTGGCCTATCAGATCCCCCATCGGCTCGGTTTCCGGATCGTCGAACGCTGGCAGTTCAGTTTTGCTCAGGTCACCAAGTCAATTCGCTGA
- a CDS encoding alpha/beta fold hydrolase, translating to MPAPAESLTARLRDGRSVCFAQYGAPDGDVVVNAHGGLACRLDVAAADVAARAAGVRLISPDRPGIGGSDPQPGRTILDWTGDVAELMDQLGVGPFAAMGWSMGGQYAAALAWALPQRVRRVAIIAGVLPLTEAGVFAQLPAFDRVYTRLSQRAPWVVKPCFAAMALAARRAPALYGRLAAAQLGTADDAVLRDEGYDEFGRMSAEALRRPGGVAEDYRAWMRPWGFAPEHITIPVDVWGGQQDELVSHAWPPELARRIPGATLHERPGGHFLAHLYYADIFASLLD from the coding sequence ATGCCCGCCCCCGCCGAAAGCCTCACTGCGCGACTGCGCGACGGGCGTTCGGTGTGTTTTGCGCAGTACGGCGCGCCCGACGGCGATGTCGTCGTCAACGCTCACGGTGGCCTGGCCTGCCGGCTGGACGTGGCCGCCGCCGACGTCGCCGCCCGCGCTGCCGGAGTGCGGCTGATCTCGCCGGATCGGCCCGGCATCGGCGGATCGGACCCCCAACCCGGCCGCACGATCCTCGATTGGACCGGCGATGTGGCCGAGCTGATGGATCAGCTGGGCGTCGGGCCCTTCGCGGCGATGGGTTGGTCGATGGGTGGCCAGTACGCGGCCGCCCTGGCCTGGGCGCTGCCGCAACGGGTACGGCGGGTGGCGATCATCGCCGGCGTGCTGCCGTTGACCGAGGCGGGGGTGTTCGCACAGCTGCCCGCGTTCGACCGGGTGTACACCCGGCTGTCACAACGTGCGCCGTGGGTGGTCAAGCCGTGTTTCGCCGCGATGGCGCTGGCCGCGCGGCGCGCACCAGCGCTCTACGGGCGCCTCGCCGCCGCCCAACTGGGCACCGCCGACGATGCGGTACTGCGGGACGAGGGCTACGACGAGTTCGGACGGATGTCGGCGGAGGCCCTGCGCCGCCCCGGCGGTGTCGCGGAGGACTACCGGGCGTGGATGCGACCGTGGGGCTTCGCCCCGGAACACATCACCATCCCCGTCGACGTCTGGGGCGGTCAGCAGGACGAACTGGTGAGCCACGCCTGGCCGCCCGAGCTGGCCCGCCGAATACCCGGTGCGACCCTGCACGAGCGACCCGGCGGGCACTTCCTGGCTCACCTGTACTACGCGGACATCTTCGCGAGCCTGCTGGATTAG
- a CDS encoding DUF2752 domain-containing protein, whose translation MISTEAGQATDGRLARLGSPLLVGALAVGTCAAVWLADPTTPGGILPVCPTKALLGVDCPGCGTLRMIYSLLHGDLLAAVRFNALGLVALGLLAVAYGTWTYGRATGRQIRGWQHHRWSPFIALALVSVWFVVRNLPFAPFTALRV comes from the coding sequence GTGATCTCGACAGAGGCTGGGCAGGCGACCGACGGTCGCCTTGCCCGCCTTGGCTCGCCGCTGCTCGTCGGAGCATTGGCGGTGGGCACATGCGCCGCCGTGTGGCTCGCTGACCCCACCACCCCCGGCGGCATCCTTCCCGTCTGTCCGACGAAAGCCCTTCTGGGCGTTGACTGTCCGGGCTGCGGCACCTTGAGAATGATCTATTCGCTGCTGCACGGCGACCTGCTGGCAGCCGTCCGGTTCAATGCGCTCGGATTGGTCGCGCTCGGGTTGTTAGCCGTCGCCTACGGTACCTGGACCTACGGCCGCGCCACCGGCAGGCAGATCCGCGGTTGGCAACACCATCGATGGTCGCCGTTCATCGCACTGGCGCTTGTGTCGGTGTGGTTTGTGGTGCGCAACTTGCCCTTTGCACCGTTCACCGCGCTGCGCGTCTGA
- a CDS encoding MmpS family transport accessory protein, producing the protein MGQRVSGREVLARSWLPLVVVIALGVGALCMWKVHQSSAPGPVLAVSPPQAPEEFTPKRLTYELSGDLGGSGMLDYIDIDGHPHEVDLTELPWTHTESTTLTVVSGSISAHVHGSHVACRMLVNDVVRDQQSADREDADVTCRVKSA; encoded by the coding sequence GTGGGGCAACGTGTGAGCGGCCGGGAGGTCTTGGCCAGAAGTTGGTTACCTCTGGTGGTAGTCATCGCGCTTGGAGTCGGCGCGTTGTGCATGTGGAAAGTGCATCAGTCTTCGGCGCCGGGACCGGTCCTGGCGGTCAGCCCGCCGCAGGCACCCGAGGAATTCACACCCAAGCGGCTGACCTACGAGCTGTCCGGTGACCTCGGCGGCAGCGGCATGCTGGACTACATCGACATCGACGGGCATCCCCACGAAGTCGATCTCACCGAACTGCCGTGGACGCACACCGAGAGCACAACTCTGACGGTGGTGTCGGGCAGTATCTCGGCGCATGTGCACGGGTCGCACGTCGCGTGCCGAATGCTGGTGAACGATGTGGTCCGCGACCAGCAATCGGCCGACCGCGAGGATGCCGACGTCACCTGTCGAGTGAAGTCCGCGTGA
- a CDS encoding MarR family winged helix-turn-helix transcriptional regulator, translating into MSQTGADGAESVSEMLALATDTMWRYLVDRDDLSASAALVLNRLSHEGPMRVTALATAEGASQSGMTQLVQRMERQGLLERSDDPDDGRASRVMLSEAGKQNWDARAEVRKLRIAEWMSTVSEDDQVALWLAAKVVVRVLGQMRGATS; encoded by the coding sequence ATGAGTCAGACGGGTGCCGACGGGGCCGAGTCCGTCTCCGAGATGCTTGCGCTCGCGACGGACACCATGTGGCGGTATCTGGTCGACCGCGACGATCTCAGTGCCAGCGCGGCGCTGGTGCTCAATCGGTTGTCTCATGAGGGTCCGATGCGAGTGACGGCACTGGCGACCGCCGAGGGCGCCAGCCAGTCCGGCATGACCCAGCTGGTTCAACGAATGGAACGACAAGGGCTACTGGAGAGGTCGGACGACCCCGACGACGGCCGCGCCTCGCGAGTCATGCTCAGCGAGGCCGGCAAGCAGAACTGGGATGCCCGCGCGGAAGTACGTAAGCTGCGCATCGCCGAGTGGATGTCCACTGTGTCCGAGGACGACCAGGTGGCATTGTGGTTAGCCGCGAAAGTCGTTGTCCGCGTGCTCGGCCAGATGCGGGGAGCGACCAGCTAG
- a CDS encoding RND family transporter — MVRLLAIPIIIFWALLAVTTNTFIPKVEDVATELAGPEIPTYAPSQVALLHIGDKFQESNSTSLTMVVLEADHPLDEQDHQYYNGLVQRLKRDTQHVQYVMDLWGKPITAAGAQSLDGKATYVLLRLAGNVGQIEANESVEAVRDIVENDSAPTGLKVYVSGPAPMASDTLSIANSSLNNITIVTVILIFVMLLLVYRSLTNVAVPMYSVLFEILIAKGVVSTLGHWGVIPMSSFAVNIVVSLTLGAGTDYGIFLLGRYHEARQLGETREDAYYTAFRGVAPIIIGSGLTIAGSCFCLTFARLDYFHTMGPAVAISMLFTIAAALTLAPALLTLGTLFGLFDPKQARRGRLYRRIGASVVRWPVPILVASTAVVALGAIFVPSYRVSYDDRAYQPASGAANQGFTASDRHFAPSKLFTEMMMIESDHDMRNSADFISLDRVAKALVRLPGVAMVQSITRPLGRPLDHANIPYLFTVQGGAAGQQLPFNQHANDNTDQQAKIQADTVATLGKTIDLTQKLADDLHTTVLTLENLQQVTDEINQDISDLDDFIRPLKNYFYWEPHCYDIPICFAFRSLFDGLDGIDALDAQIHNAVTDFQAVDALMPQMVAQLKVTRDETQALQTIIVNNYGPAHLQATQTDQTFDDQINVGNDFDASRSDDYFYMPREAFDNEDVKTGMQLMMSPDGKAARFVITHEGNAMAPEGIDHVDAFPDAVKAALKETSLAGAKIYTGGAASNNKDIKEYAAADLKIVAIAAFVLIFLIMLVLTRSLIAAMVIPGTVAFSFAGAFGLSTLLWQHMIGLPLHWLVLPITFVILVAVGSDYNLLLIARVREEIGIAYQTTGLHTALIRALGSTGGVVTSAGLVFAFTMLAMLASDLKTIAQVGSTVCIGLLLDTLIVRSFIVPSLIRILGPWFWWPVLVRARPLPRRTPADFAGAIR, encoded by the coding sequence ATGGTGCGGCTGCTGGCGATCCCGATCATCATCTTTTGGGCGCTGCTCGCTGTCACGACGAACACCTTCATCCCGAAGGTCGAGGACGTCGCCACCGAGCTGGCCGGGCCTGAAATCCCCACGTACGCGCCGTCGCAGGTGGCCCTGCTGCATATCGGGGACAAGTTTCAGGAGTCGAACTCCACCAGCCTCACCATGGTCGTGCTGGAAGCCGACCACCCGCTCGACGAGCAAGATCACCAGTACTACAACGGGCTGGTGCAGCGGCTGAAACGAGACACCCAGCACGTGCAGTACGTGATGGACTTGTGGGGCAAGCCGATCACCGCGGCCGGCGCCCAAAGCCTCGACGGCAAAGCCACCTATGTGCTGCTGCGCCTGGCCGGCAACGTCGGACAGATCGAGGCCAACGAATCGGTCGAGGCCGTGCGGGACATCGTCGAGAACGACAGTGCGCCAACGGGGCTCAAGGTCTATGTCAGTGGTCCGGCGCCAATGGCATCAGACACCCTGTCGATCGCCAACTCGAGCCTGAACAACATCACCATCGTCACCGTCATCTTGATCTTCGTGATGTTGCTGCTTGTGTACCGTTCGCTCACCAATGTCGCCGTCCCGATGTACAGCGTGTTGTTCGAAATACTGATTGCGAAAGGTGTTGTCTCTACCCTCGGGCACTGGGGCGTCATCCCGATGTCGTCCTTCGCGGTGAATATCGTTGTCTCCCTGACCCTTGGCGCGGGGACGGACTACGGCATCTTCCTGCTCGGGCGCTACCACGAGGCCAGGCAGCTGGGTGAAACCCGGGAAGATGCGTACTACACCGCCTTTCGCGGCGTTGCCCCGATCATCATCGGATCTGGGCTGACGATCGCCGGTTCCTGTTTCTGCCTGACGTTTGCACGCCTGGATTACTTCCACACCATGGGCCCCGCGGTGGCGATCAGCATGCTGTTCACCATCGCGGCGGCGCTGACGCTCGCGCCGGCGCTGCTCACGTTGGGCACCTTGTTCGGGCTGTTCGATCCCAAGCAGGCCCGGCGTGGTCGCCTGTACCGGCGGATCGGCGCGAGTGTGGTGCGGTGGCCGGTGCCGATACTGGTCGCCAGTACCGCGGTGGTGGCGCTCGGGGCGATCTTCGTCCCGAGCTACCGGGTGAGCTATGACGACAGGGCCTACCAGCCGGCCAGCGGCGCAGCCAACCAGGGCTTCACGGCCTCGGACCGGCACTTCGCCCCAAGCAAGCTGTTCACCGAGATGATGATGATCGAATCCGACCACGACATGCGAAATTCCGCCGACTTCATTTCACTGGACCGGGTGGCGAAGGCGTTGGTGCGGCTGCCCGGCGTCGCGATGGTACAGAGCATCACCCGTCCGCTTGGCCGGCCGCTGGATCACGCGAACATTCCGTACTTGTTCACCGTCCAAGGTGGAGCCGCCGGTCAGCAGCTGCCCTTCAACCAACACGCCAATGACAACACCGATCAGCAGGCCAAAATCCAGGCTGACACCGTCGCGACTCTCGGCAAGACCATCGACCTCACTCAGAAGTTGGCCGACGACCTGCACACGACGGTGCTCACGCTGGAGAATTTGCAACAGGTCACTGACGAGATCAACCAGGACATCTCCGACTTGGACGATTTCATCCGGCCCCTGAAGAATTACTTCTATTGGGAGCCACACTGTTACGACATACCTATCTGCTTTGCGTTCCGATCGCTGTTCGACGGGCTCGATGGAATCGACGCCCTGGACGCACAGATTCACAACGCGGTCACCGACTTCCAGGCCGTCGACGCGCTCATGCCGCAGATGGTCGCGCAGCTGAAGGTCACCCGCGACGAGACCCAGGCTCTGCAGACGATCATTGTCAACAACTATGGCCCCGCCCACCTGCAGGCCACCCAAACTGACCAGACGTTCGACGACCAGATCAACGTGGGCAACGACTTCGACGCCTCGCGCAGTGACGACTACTTCTACATGCCGCGCGAAGCATTCGATAACGAAGACGTGAAAACCGGTATGCAACTGATGATGTCGCCAGACGGCAAGGCTGCGCGGTTCGTCATCACCCACGAGGGCAACGCGATGGCGCCCGAGGGTATCGACCACGTCGACGCGTTCCCGGATGCAGTGAAGGCGGCGCTGAAAGAGACGTCGCTGGCCGGGGCGAAGATCTACACCGGCGGTGCGGCGTCGAACAACAAGGACATCAAGGAGTATGCGGCCGCGGATCTCAAAATCGTGGCGATTGCCGCCTTCGTGTTGATCTTCCTGATCATGCTGGTCCTGACAAGAAGTCTGATCGCCGCGATGGTAATTCCGGGTACCGTGGCGTTCTCGTTCGCTGGAGCGTTTGGTCTGTCAACCCTTTTGTGGCAGCACATGATTGGGCTACCCCTGCACTGGCTGGTATTACCGATCACGTTCGTGATCCTGGTGGCGGTCGGTTCGGACTACAACCTGCTGCTGATCGCACGGGTCAGGGAGGAGATCGGCATCGCGTACCAGACCACCGGATTGCACACCGCGCTGATTCGGGCGCTCGGAAGTACCGGCGGTGTGGTGACATCGGCTGGTCTGGTGTTCGCTTTCACCATGCTGGCGATGCTCGCCAGTGACCTGAAAACCATCGCGCAGGTGGGATCGACGGTATGCATCGGCCTCTTGCTGGACACACTGATCGTGCGCTCGTTCATCGTGCCGTCGCTGATCCGCATTCTCGGACCGTGGTTCTGGTGGCCGGTGCTGGTTCGCGCGCGGCCGTTGCCGCGGCGGACGCCGGCAGACTTCGCGGGGGCGATCCGATGA
- a CDS encoding magnesium transporter CorA family protein: MTHCRTRLWVDGELKTEDFPLEDTSQHLAEDGALVWVDMCNPDHDVLCQLSDELGFDQHAVEDTVAHAERTKATRYATHTFMTVYATALAPPLANDLESRLLLTRVSIFVLPAGIVTVRHEIDPQKPVFDIDEVVRRWDENADLLKMGAPALLHGLLDVIVDGQFDTIQQLDDAIEALEDGLFDDRAVTRTIQRSTYRLRKELVELRRVVLPMREVINTIMRRRAEHADTVELDSWYSDLYDHVIRAAEWTESLRDMITTVFETNLSLQDARLNTIMKKLTGWAAIIAVPTAVTGWYGQNVPYPGFQNVVGLASSAVIIVLLSSLLYVIFRRRGWL; the protein is encoded by the coding sequence ATGACCCACTGCCGAACCCGACTGTGGGTCGATGGCGAACTGAAGACGGAAGACTTTCCGCTAGAGGACACGTCGCAGCATCTCGCTGAGGACGGCGCGCTGGTGTGGGTCGACATGTGCAACCCGGACCACGACGTGCTGTGCCAGCTCTCGGATGAGTTGGGCTTCGATCAGCACGCCGTCGAAGACACCGTCGCGCACGCCGAACGCACCAAGGCGACCCGGTACGCGACTCACACGTTCATGACGGTGTATGCGACGGCGTTGGCCCCTCCGCTGGCCAACGATCTCGAGTCGCGGTTGCTCCTGACGCGGGTGTCGATCTTCGTGTTGCCGGCCGGAATCGTCACCGTGCGTCACGAAATAGACCCGCAGAAGCCGGTTTTCGACATCGACGAGGTGGTCCGGCGCTGGGACGAGAACGCCGATCTGCTGAAGATGGGCGCACCGGCGTTACTGCACGGCTTGCTCGACGTCATCGTCGACGGGCAGTTCGACACCATCCAGCAACTCGACGACGCGATCGAAGCGCTCGAGGACGGGTTGTTCGACGACCGGGCCGTAACCCGGACGATCCAGCGTTCGACCTACCGCCTGCGCAAGGAACTCGTCGAATTGCGCCGTGTCGTGCTGCCCATGCGCGAGGTGATCAACACGATCATGCGCCGCCGTGCCGAGCACGCTGACACCGTCGAACTCGACAGCTGGTACTCCGATCTGTACGACCATGTCATTCGCGCGGCGGAGTGGACGGAGTCGTTGCGCGACATGATCACAACCGTGTTCGAGACCAACCTGTCGCTGCAGGATGCCCGTCTCAACACGATCATGAAGAAGCTCACCGGCTGGGCGGCGATCATTGCGGTGCCCACCGCGGTCACCGGTTGGTACGGCCAGAATGTGCCCTACCCGGGATTTCAAAACGTCGTCGGGCTGGCGTCGAGCGCGGTGATCATCGTTCTGCTCTCGAGCCTGCTCTACGTCATCTTCAGGCGGCGCGGCTGGCTCTGA
- a CDS encoding universal stress protein, which yields MGGYKTVVVGTDGSDSSLRAVDRAGYLASEPGSKVIVATAYFPANEDTRAADLLKDEGYKMAGNAPIYAILREARDRAKAAGAAEVEERAVVGAPVDALVELAEEAGADLLIVGNVGLSTIAGRLLGSVPANVARRSKCDVLIVHTTG from the coding sequence ATGGGCGGTTACAAGACCGTGGTCGTCGGCACGGACGGCTCGGATTCCTCGCTGCGTGCAGTCGACCGAGCGGGTTACCTCGCCTCCGAACCTGGCTCCAAAGTGATCGTGGCGACCGCCTATTTCCCGGCCAACGAGGACACCCGCGCAGCCGACCTGCTGAAGGACGAGGGCTACAAGATGGCGGGCAACGCCCCCATCTACGCGATCCTGCGCGAGGCGCGTGACCGCGCCAAGGCCGCCGGTGCCGCCGAGGTCGAAGAGCGCGCCGTCGTCGGTGCCCCGGTTGACGCCCTGGTGGAACTGGCCGAGGAGGCCGGCGCCGATCTGCTGATCGTCGGCAACGTCGGCTTGAGCACGATCGCCGGTCGCCTGCTGGGCTCGGTGCCGGCCAACGTGGCCCGTCGCTCGAAGTGCGACGTGCTGATCGTTCACACCACCGGCTAG
- a CDS encoding CD225/dispanin family protein — protein MTQQPPGYAPPPAQQPKSHLALAILATIFCFPITGIVAIVKAAQVNGFWVGGNYAGAEASSKSAMKWILWSVAIAVIIAVIYAILFATGVMTADIDTSTS, from the coding sequence ATGACTCAGCAACCGCCCGGCTATGCCCCACCGCCGGCCCAGCAGCCGAAGAGCCACCTGGCGCTCGCCATTCTGGCGACGATCTTTTGCTTCCCGATCACCGGCATCGTCGCGATCGTGAAAGCCGCCCAGGTGAACGGCTTCTGGGTCGGCGGCAACTACGCGGGAGCAGAGGCATCGTCAAAGAGCGCGATGAAGTGGATCCTCTGGAGCGTCGCGATTGCGGTCATCATCGCCGTGATCTACGCCATCCTCTTCGCCACGGGCGTGATGACCGCGGACATCGACACCAGCACGTCGTGA